The genomic region ACAAGGTTAGTAAAAAAGCTAAGTTTTCCTCGGCTTTTAAAGCGTGGGGAGCATTTGCAGGCATGAAGACGAATACTCCTGGTTCTAGAACGATGTCTTGTCCTTCTAGGATGAGAATTCCCTTCCCCTCCAACACGTTGACGGTAGCGTTGCGTGTAGATGTATGTTCGGAGATTTCAGTTCCAGCCGCGAGACAAAACAGAGTGCATTGACAGCAACTATCTTTAATCAATACTTTACTCAATACCCCAGCTTGGGGATATTCAATATTTGTCCGTAGCTGCGTGGATGAAGATCGTAAAGGTAATAGGGTGGTACTCATGGATTCCTCGGTTAAAAGTTAAAAGTCAAAATGCTCAAAGCTATTGTTGACAAGTATGAGCTTAAGAGCGAACGGCAGACAAAATGATGTAACCTAAGTCCTGCCGATACGTTTGGAAAACTTGGCGCATTGTTAAAACTCGCTGCCGAATTTGCGATCGCGTCAGTATATTCCACAAAATGCGGATTGTATTGAAAATACCTTCGTCTGCAAGCATTTGCTGCGGTTTGAGCAATCCCATTTCTCCGGTTTGATGTTGCTGTACTGTTAATCCAGCCGCTTCACAAGCTGCAATCCAATTAGATTCGGATAAGGGCGTAGAATTGACTCGGATCGCTTGTGCTAAAGCGCGGTGAATCTCTGCTTCTCGATTTTGTGCTAAAAGTTCGTGAGACAAAAACTTCCCACCAGGCTTGAGGCGATCGCGAATTCCTGCCAGAATTTTCGCTTTTCCTGGCGGAGATTGCATAGTCAGGATCGCTTCTGCCAATACATAATCAAACTTTTCTGTCAAGCGATCGAGATGAAAGATATCGCCTTCAATAATTTCAACTCGATCGCTCAAACCTGCTGCAACAACATTAGCACGGGCGCGAACCACAGAATCGGGATTTTTCTCAATTCCCACAACCCGCACGCCATAGCGCCGAGCAATTGCGATCGCGCTTAAACCAAAACTCGCTGCTAATTCTAAAACCGTTTCCCCAGGTTGAAAATTCGCCCATTGAAATAGTTGCTCTGTCGCCAAACGTCCGCCGGGACGGAGATATTTTTTGCCTGCTGCTGCTAAAACTTCATGTCCGGGGGCAGTTTCGTAGTTAAGGGTAGCGTGGGTCATACATTTGACCTCTAAGTTAATTCTTGGCTACCTTTACTGTGACAAAATAGCTTTGAGTTATTTATGAGCTAGCTCAGTTGTCAGTTATCAGTTATCAGTCAAGTGTGGTGAGTGGTGCGTGAATCGCTTCTGATTTGGAGACTTCTGACTTCTGACTGGTTTCTTCATCAGGTCAGATGAAACAATTAATTTTTGTAAAAGCGATCGCCATTATCTCCTTACTCGCATGGACGGAGATCGTTATCTGCGGTCGCTTTATTGCTTATACTTGAGCTTTTCAGGCAATTTAGTCAAACTGTCAATTCTTTTTGCTCAAGTTAAGTACAAATTCATGCTTGAGTAAAAGTAGCACTTTCCTGTATATTCTAAAAGCTAATCAGTTTGATGCATTTTCCACATCATAACTGTTTATTATTTATGACTAATTTTGTATAGATATTACTAACCACAAAATTTCTCAACCTGTTACTCAGAGGCACAATGGATAAAAAAGCACAACATCAAAAAACTCAACCCGTGACAAATAACGCGATCGCCGATAGCAAAGATTTTAATTTCGATCTTTGGGCGAATGCAGTCAGAAAACAAATGCTTTCTGTACTACAAGAAAAGACACAACATTAACAGTTATCAGTGACCAGTGAGCAACGCGGTAGTGGCTAGCAACCTAATCCCGAATTTCGCATTCGCGATTGCAAGTTGTCGGAGATGGGTTGCTGATGTTTTACGCTGGAAGTATGGACGATGCTTTATACTTAATGCCCTTCTCACATCGCGAATCATGATATGACACGATTTTTTCAATTTGAAGCTGATTTTGTAGACTCCCTACGCTGTATTCCCATGCAGGTACGTTACAAGTTAGATACTTGTGGAATTAAACTGAAATTACCTGAATGGAACCAATTCAGTCAAGAAGATCGGCAAGCACTGATCGATCGCCCCTGTACTACGCCAGCAGAAATTCAAGCATATCGTCAGTGGTTACAAGACTTAGTTTTTCAATATACTGGTAAGCCAGCCAGCGAACTACCAGTAGAAGACAACCCCGATTGGATGAATGCAGCAACTGTTCCTGCTAGCATTGGGGAGAAAGCTGGCGAATTTGGCGTGACGCTCAGCTCAGAGCAATGGGCAAATTTACCACCCATCGAAAGATTTGTGTTAATCAAACTCAGCCGTTCGAGCCACGAAAACCGAAATTTTCTACCCGCACTCAAAGAATTTCACCTAATCAATTAGAGTACCCTCTCTACTCAGTCGATCGCTTTCTACAGACATTACACGTAACTTCTCTATAGCGATCGCTGATAACTGATAACTGTTAACTGTTAACTGTCTCTACCAGTTGACACGCCTGTACTCTTTCCCGCGAGACAATCTGCAATTCGTGGGGATAGCGGGGACGCGGATCTTTCTCTAACCAAATGGGGGGAACCATAGTTAGATCGTAAGCCGCGATCGTATCAATTACGCCGGGGCGAGACTTCAGCTCGACTGCGAGTCCTGGCAAATATTCAAAAGCTTCTTCCCAATCGATTTGTGGCACGGTTATAAGTAAAACTGTATTTATTGATACGATTTTACAATGACTTGGCGGATAAATAAATATATCTGTAGCTAGAAATACATTTTTTTACATTTGTGGAGATGCGATCGCAATATTTCCTAACATCAATAGCTGTTTTCAGTTATGTGGGATACAAACTGTGTAGGGGCGCACAGCTGTACGCCCCTACGGATGTAATGCAAAGGATTTCCCGCAAAAGCGCTAAATCAGCTCTGCATCTTGGCGCTATATTTTCATCCTTTGCCAAACCCCTGACCACGACTGGTAGAAGGCAGACAAATGCAGTTTTGTAGTTGTTGAAGCAAAGCCTCTCGATCTAGATTTTGTCCGATCAGTACCAGTTGATTCTTTTTGGGTTTGCCGTTCCATTCCTCATCTTCTAGGGTAAAGCGCTTACCGCAGAGGTGAAAAATATGGCGTTTTGGACTTTCCTCAAACCACATAATCCCCTTAGCGCGGAAGATATTTTCAGGAAGTTGGTTGTCTAGAAAATACTGAAACTTTCTAATTGCCAGTGGCTTATCGCTTTGGAAAGATATTGAGGTAAAACCATCGTTCTCTAAGTGATCGGAGTGATGATGGTGATGGTCGTGATGGTCGTGATGGTCGTGATGGTCGTGATGGTCGCAGTCTGAATGGTCGTGATGGTCGTGATGGTCGTGATGGTCGTGACCGGCGGGAGTATCGAAATACTTATCAGACTCGAACAGACCGACGCTAAGAATCAATGGGAGAGGAACTTGCGATCGCGTTGTCCGCAAAATTCTCGCTCCGTCTTTAATATCCCGAATCTTGACTTCTAGAAGATCGAGGTCTGCTTCCTCGACTAAATCTGCCTTGTTAAGAATGATGACATCCCCATAGGCAATTTGACTGTAGGCAGCTTGAGAGTTAAACAGATCTAAACTGTAATTTGCCGCATCTACGACCGTGATGATTGAATCTAGGCGTGTCATGTCGCGTAACTCCGTGCCTAGAAAAGTCAGCGCCACAGGGAGAGGATCGGCGACTCCTGTTGTTTCCACGACAAGATAATCAACCTTCTC from Scytonema millei VB511283 harbors:
- a CDS encoding cupin domain-containing protein; the encoded protein is MSTTLLPLRSSSTQLRTNIEYPQAGVLSKVLIKDSCCQCTLFCLAAGTEISEHTSTRNATVNVLEGKGILILEGQDIVLEPGVFVFMPANAPHALKAEENLAFLLTLSEKDE
- a CDS encoding SAM-dependent methyltransferase, producing MTHATLNYETAPGHEVLAAAGKKYLRPGGRLATEQLFQWANFQPGETVLELAASFGLSAIAIARRYGVRVVGIEKNPDSVVRARANVVAAGLSDRVEIIEGDIFHLDRLTEKFDYVLAEAILTMQSPPGKAKILAGIRDRLKPGGKFLSHELLAQNREAEIHRALAQAIRVNSTPLSESNWIAACEAAGLTVQQHQTGEMGLLKPQQMLADEGIFNTIRILWNILTRSQIRQRVLTMRQVFQTYRQDLGYIILSAVRS
- a CDS encoding nitrate reductase associated protein — encoded protein: MTRFFQFEADFVDSLRCIPMQVRYKLDTCGIKLKLPEWNQFSQEDRQALIDRPCTTPAEIQAYRQWLQDLVFQYTGKPASELPVEDNPDWMNAATVPASIGEKAGEFGVTLSSEQWANLPPIERFVLIKLSRSSHENRNFLPALKEFHLIN
- a CDS encoding CobW family GTP-binding protein; this translates as MQSAVGSDQSPAMDAPKQGLPVTIITGFLGSGKTTLLNHILTNQQGLKTAVLVNEFGEIGIDNELIVTTGDDMVELSNGCICCTINNDLVEAVYKVLERPEKVDYLVVETTGVADPLPVALTFLGTELRDMTRLDSIITVVDAANYSLDLFNSQAAYSQIAYGDVIILNKADLVEEADLDLLEVKIRDIKDGARILRTTRSQVPLPLILSVGLFESDKYFDTPAGHDHHDHHDHHDHSDCDHHDHHDHHDHHDHHHHHSDHLENDGFTSISFQSDKPLAIRKFQYFLDNQLPENIFRAKGIMWFEESPKRHIFHLCGKRFTLEDEEWNGKPKKNQLVLIGQNLDREALLQQLQNCICLPSTSRGQGFGKG